A portion of the Streptomyces platensis genome contains these proteins:
- a CDS encoding CAP domain-containing protein — translation MNYDHLQTERHDETPAGSGRGTSESGMHRRSGGAGTGGRHGRTGGSHRAGSTPRRKATLLAVAAVVTVGGASAVLLRPDSGADRALAADASEPSAPTAEVSASSTPDTSPSPKPHKPSASPSKAKKHAKKHTSPRPKASRPSSGSGNAQRTTPRTPHVDSGAGATTPNGAQAASGTAARFAQKIVELVNAQRAQHGCGPLTVDARIQRAAQAHSDDMAARNFYDHNTPEGVDPGTRMTKAGYPWGSWAENIFKSPKDPATAMEGWMKSPGHRDNILNCSYKTTGVGVNLSSNGPWWTQDFATHR, via the coding sequence ATGAACTACGACCACCTTCAGACGGAGCGCCACGACGAGACTCCGGCCGGGAGCGGCCGCGGGACGAGCGAGTCCGGTATGCACCGGCGTTCCGGCGGAGCCGGGACGGGCGGCCGGCACGGGCGGACCGGTGGTTCGCACCGCGCCGGCAGCACTCCCCGGCGCAAGGCCACCCTGCTGGCGGTGGCGGCCGTGGTCACCGTGGGCGGCGCGTCCGCGGTGCTGTTGCGTCCCGACTCCGGTGCCGACCGGGCGCTCGCGGCGGACGCGTCCGAGCCGTCGGCGCCCACCGCGGAGGTCTCCGCTTCCTCGACACCGGACACCTCGCCCTCGCCCAAGCCGCACAAGCCCTCGGCCTCCCCGTCCAAGGCCAAGAAGCACGCCAAGAAGCACACTTCCCCCCGGCCGAAGGCCAGCCGTCCCAGCAGCGGCTCCGGGAACGCCCAGCGCACGACGCCCCGTACGCCGCACGTCGATTCCGGCGCGGGAGCCACCACGCCGAACGGAGCGCAGGCCGCGTCGGGCACCGCCGCGCGGTTCGCGCAGAAGATCGTCGAGCTGGTCAACGCGCAGCGGGCGCAGCACGGTTGTGGTCCGCTCACCGTCGATGCCCGAATACAGCGCGCGGCGCAGGCCCACTCGGACGACATGGCCGCCCGCAACTTCTACGACCACAACACCCCGGAAGGCGTCGACCCCGGCACCCGGATGACCAAGGCCGGGTACCCGTGGGGCAGTTGGGCGGAGAACATCTTCAAGAGCCCCAAGGACCCGGCCACGGCGATGGAGGGCTGGATGAAGAGCCCGGGCCACCGGGACAACATCCTCAACTGCTCCTACAAGACCACCGGTGTGGGCGTCAATCTCAGCAGCAACGGCCCTTGGTGGACGCAGGACTTCGCCACCCACCGCTGA